AGGATCTCGCCGACCGCGCCGTCGCCCCGGGCGAAGCGCCGGTCGATCTCGGCGCCTCGGTCGAGAAGAACTACAAGCCTTTGGCGATGGCGCTGCGCAACCTCGATCTGCCGGTCATCGCCGCAGTCAATGGCGTCGCGGCCGGGGCCGGGGCGAGCATCGCGCTGGCGTGCGACCTCGTGTTCGCGGCGCGTTCGGCGAGCTTCATCCAGTCGTTCAGCAAGCTCGGCGTCGTGCCGGACACCGGCGGCAGCTGGATCCTGCCGCGCCTCGTCGGCCCGGCGCGCGCGCTCGGGCTCGCGCTGCTCGGCGAGAAGCTCGGCGCCGAACAGGCCGAACAGTGGGGCCTGATCTGGAAATGCGTCGACGACGACGCGCTGATGCCGACCGTGCAGCAAGTCGCGGCGAGCCTCGCGCAGGGACCGACTTTCGGCTACGCGCAGACGAAGAAGGCGATCTGGGCAAGTTCGACGAACGACTTCGAAACCCAGCTCGACCTCGAGCGCAACATGATGACGGTGTGCGGCCAGTCGAACGACTATCGCGAAGGGGTCGCTGCGTTCATCGAAAAGCGCGCGCCGCGCTTCAAGGGGGACTAGGACAATGAAATCCTCGCCATGCGCTGCAAAGGACGTCAAATGAAGGCGCTGAACAAGAACGTGAAAGTGCTCGTGATCGGCGCCGGCGCGATGGGCAGCGGCATCGCCCACGTCGCCGCACGTGCCGGCCACGCAGTGTATCTGTACGACGGCCGCCCGGAAGCGGTGCAGTCGGGGTGTGCAGGCATCGACAAGGACTTGCGCTATCTCGTCGCGAAGGGGCGGCTGCCTGAAGCCGAGGCGCAAGCGATCCGGGCGCGCGTGCTGCCGGTCGCGGCGCTTGCCGACGCGCGCGACGCCGGGCTCGCGATCGAGGCGATCGTCGAGAACCTCGACGTCAAGCAGGCGTTGTTCAGGGAGCTCGAAGCGTTGCTCGGCGAAGACGCGATCCTCGCGAGCAACACGTCGTCGCTGTCGATCACGGCGATGGCCGCCGGGCTCGCGCGCCCGGGGCGCTTTGCCGGGCTGCATTTCTTCAACCCGGCGCCGCGCATGGCGCTCGTCGAAGTCGTCTCGGGCCTCGCGACCGAGCGCGCGATCGCCGACACCCTGCACGCGACGGCGCGGGCGTGGGGCAAGATTCCGGTGCATGCGAAATCGACGCCGGGCTTCATCGTCAACCGCGTCGCCCGCCCGTACTACGCCGAAGCGCTGCGCGTGCTCGCCGAGAAAGCTGCGGAGCCTCAGACGCTCGACGCGATCCTGCGCGAAGGCTGCGGTTTCGCGATGGGGCCGTTCGAACTGATGGACCTGATCGGGCACGACGTGAACTTCGCCGTCACGCGCTCGGTGTTCGAAGCGTATTTCAACGATCGCCGCTTCGCTCCGAGCCT
The window above is part of the Azoarcus sp. PA01 genome. Proteins encoded here:
- the paaG gene encoding 2-(1,2-epoxy-1,2-dihydrophenyl)acetyl-CoA isomerase PaaG — encoded protein: MSNEFDMQGETIRMEVVGGVATLTLNRPDRLNSFTNRMHEEVREALAAVKAGRDRGIVRVLVITGAGRGFCAGQDLADRAVAPGEAPVDLGASVEKNYKPLAMALRNLDLPVIAAVNGVAAGAGASIALACDLVFAARSASFIQSFSKLGVVPDTGGSWILPRLVGPARALGLALLGEKLGAEQAEQWGLIWKCVDDDALMPTVQQVAASLAQGPTFGYAQTKKAIWASSTNDFETQLDLERNMMTVCGQSNDYREGVAAFIEKRAPRFKGD
- the paaC gene encoding 3-hydroxyacyl-CoA dehydrogenase PaaC yields the protein MKALNKNVKVLVIGAGAMGSGIAHVAARAGHAVYLYDGRPEAVQSGCAGIDKDLRYLVAKGRLPEAEAQAIRARVLPVAALADARDAGLAIEAIVENLDVKQALFRELEALLGEDAILASNTSSLSITAMAAGLARPGRFAGLHFFNPAPRMALVEVVSGLATERAIADTLHATARAWGKIPVHAKSTPGFIVNRVARPYYAEALRVLAEKAAEPQTLDAILREGCGFAMGPFELMDLIGHDVNFAVTRSVFEAYFNDRRFAPSLIQQELVFAGRLGRKSGRGFYDYAEGAVRPPARSEPVRNAEAKIAVVGDIGAAAPLIARLEAGGVEVRREAGKGGRGWMKIGAACVALSDGRTATRRAVEEECPNLVLLDLCLDFAATGRITVARADQCGLGAFRAVVGTLQKAGVNVSVIDDVAGLLSLRVVAMLANEAADAVLYGVASAADVDTAMCHGTNYPKGGPLAWADQLGAAFIAEVIANLAAHYGEERYRVSPFLQRKAFKGELVHD